CCGCCCGGCGCGATGGACGCGCTCAAAGCCAAGAAACCCGGGACACACCATTTGGAGGAAACGCACTATGGCCGATCCATCTAGCGAGAAGAGTCCTGTCCTTACACGCGAAAGAGATGATAGGTATGACGGTTTCAAGAGTGCTGTAGTGCACTTGAAAGAGCTCCATCCCGCTCCGTCCATTGAACGAGATGATGTGCATGCCTCTACACCGAGGACTGTTGCCCTCTACCATTCCGGTCCCTCTATTTGCTCTCAAAAGGTTCGCCTGACTCTGGCTGCAAAAGGGGTGCAATGGGAAGACCGAGAGATCAACATGTTTATCGACGAAAACCTCGAGCCCAGCTATATGCGAATCAACCCACGTGGGGTTGTTCCGACCCTGATCGACGGGGAATGCACCGTCTTCGATTCGGGGGCGATTATGCGTTACATCGATCGCAACTTGCCTGGCCCCCAGTTGGAGCCTGAAGATGATGGCTTGAAATCCGTCATGAACCAATGGCTCGAGGCTCAGGACCAATTCCCCATTCGGGGTCTGACCTACGGCAATGCGAAGGGGTTGATGGGAAAACTTGCGCGTTCAAAGCAACCAGCACGTATCGATAAACTGAAGCAGTTGCGCGATGACAATCCCGATCTGAAGGAGGATTACGAAGCCAAGTT
This sequence is a window from bacterium. Protein-coding genes within it:
- a CDS encoding glutathione S-transferase family protein, translated to MKELHPAPSIERDDVHASTPRTVALYHSGPSICSQKVRLTLAAKGVQWEDREINMFIDENLEPSYMRINPRGVVPTLIDGECTVFDSGAIMRYIDRNLPGPQLEPEDDGLKSVMNQWLEAQDQFPIRGLTYGNAKGLMGKLARSKQPARIDKLKQLRDDNPDLKEDYEAKLRDTEQWIEEQSDKVIIGKITAHMETLLDGLEQQLKGNQWIVGDQYTLADIAWTTILARIDFVGLDKRMWGDGRRPGVKAYLERLKGVRGFDDQVTHYQNKPYMLKRLLQSTAHRVLKKMSIGAK